A single Nostoc sp. PCC 7107 DNA region contains:
- a CDS encoding EamA family transporter translates to MGRIEKRPDNPRVRGELSRSAETALWAVVEDLENLQQNVLRSLQEEIKRLQADKERLYDDIQKLLEEKEHLQQVRQITEQQVLIRQLAEVLAKHISSQLQSSLKNLASELKMSGADEQAVLKSAESNEQIKQMLGTLDDTLTITFNSLQQELKNYQGNLSGQLSRMQSQQEQGEVIVEELVNHLRGELTKVIQETTQVTKPSPPTVLQPPDEPPSGSSVKQSPPTVLQSSERSPNTSLKVSSPTVLQPDEPSSASSGIIYPLLSEVTNKSDDNQTTSSVPVTSSAVIIPPTQESPTQPISIAPKDFPPKEKPPEPIVLPSKNIAESETFFSPSNVKASEQNSALRPDLPETQIKFSSSKASEPVSVINPDLVEGETISPPAAPEPKPRRLGKSQSLSPVQIGFLLVVLSTVVSSLYNVAVKMMFHQNSAVVGSLAVERLLLPTLGNIFLILLLRLAIVVPLTLLLAPMMHPQVWQDIKNLMESFQGKPSAAKVKAQRVLQLSIASGCFLFLSQVLIYMAIGQVTTGMAIALFFIYPSVSGLLSWLLFRDKPTGVRAAAIGAIFLGELLVLGGAATAGISDFSVGSTAAIFGGVAFACYVILTRICAAKLHPVSFTLISFTTMFVLSFIGLMLPLPSTLSLDIDGSKLLEIILSAFILGVLTLLSYVLNNVGIRQLGALRSAIIGAGVPILTVVFAGLLIQETLEIIQILGVLFVTFGAAAFSFEKMRHQVKSSSAET, encoded by the coding sequence ATGGGGCGAATTGAGAAACGGCCAGACAACCCGCGAGTTAGAGGCGAACTATCGAGATCAGCCGAAACAGCACTTTGGGCTGTTGTGGAGGATTTAGAAAATCTCCAACAGAACGTGCTGAGGTCATTGCAAGAAGAAATAAAACGGTTACAAGCAGATAAAGAACGGCTGTATGATGACATTCAAAAGCTGTTAGAGGAAAAAGAACACTTACAGCAAGTGCGACAAATTACTGAACAGCAAGTGTTAATTCGGCAGTTGGCAGAAGTTTTAGCCAAACATATTTCTTCGCAGTTGCAATCATCGCTCAAGAATTTAGCTAGTGAACTGAAAATGAGTGGCGCTGATGAACAAGCAGTACTCAAATCAGCTGAAAGTAATGAGCAGATTAAACAAATGTTAGGCACTTTGGATGATACTCTCACCATTACTTTTAACTCGCTGCAACAGGAACTAAAAAATTATCAAGGTAATCTTTCTGGGCAATTGTCTCGGATGCAAAGCCAGCAGGAGCAAGGCGAAGTCATTGTTGAGGAATTAGTTAATCACCTGCGAGGGGAATTAACCAAAGTTATTCAAGAAACGACCCAAGTAACCAAACCATCACCGCCAACGGTTTTACAACCACCAGATGAGCCACCATCGGGTAGTTCTGTAAAACAATCGCCACCAACAGTTTTACAATCAAGTGAGCGATCGCCTAATACTTCTTTAAAAGTATCTTCACCCACGGTTTTACAACCAGATGAGCCATCATCAGCGAGTTCTGGGATAATTTATCCACTTTTATCAGAAGTCACCAACAAATCGGATGACAACCAGACTACATCTTCTGTACCAGTAACATCCTCAGCAGTTATTATTCCACCAACTCAAGAAAGTCCCACCCAGCCAATTTCCATCGCTCCCAAAGACTTTCCACCCAAGGAAAAACCACCTGAGCCAATTGTTTTACCGAGCAAAAATATCGCGGAAAGTGAAACTTTCTTTTCACCCAGTAACGTTAAGGCGAGTGAACAAAATTCTGCACTGCGTCCTGATTTACCAGAAACACAAATAAAATTTTCATCAAGTAAAGCTAGTGAGCCAGTTTCCGTTATTAACCCAGATTTAGTTGAAGGTGAAACAATATCTCCACCTGCTGCACCAGAACCTAAACCAAGAAGGTTAGGAAAATCTCAAAGTTTATCCCCAGTGCAAATTGGGTTTTTGCTGGTTGTGTTGTCTACAGTCGTGTCTTCACTGTATAACGTAGCTGTGAAAATGATGTTCCACCAAAATTCTGCGGTGGTTGGTAGTCTGGCTGTAGAACGTTTGTTATTACCCACTTTGGGAAATATTTTCTTAATTTTGTTGCTGCGCTTGGCAATCGTAGTTCCATTAACGTTGCTGTTAGCGCCAATGATGCACCCCCAGGTTTGGCAAGATATCAAAAACTTGATGGAATCATTTCAAGGTAAACCTTCAGCAGCGAAAGTCAAAGCACAGAGAGTTTTGCAACTATCAATTGCTAGTGGTTGCTTTTTGTTTTTATCTCAGGTGCTAATTTACATGGCTATAGGTCAAGTAACGACAGGTATGGCGATCGCACTTTTCTTTATCTATCCCAGTGTTAGCGGTTTACTGTCTTGGTTGTTATTCCGCGATAAACCCACTGGAGTACGCGCTGCGGCAATTGGGGCAATTTTCTTGGGTGAATTATTAGTGTTAGGCGGCGCTGCGACTGCGGGGATCAGCGATTTTTCTGTTGGTAGCACTGCTGCCATTTTTGGTGGTGTCGCTTTTGCTTGTTATGTAATTTTGACCCGGATCTGTGCCGCGAAACTGCATCCTGTGTCTTTTACTTTAATTAGTTTCACTACCATGTTTGTTTTGAGCTTTATCGGTTTAATGTTACCCCTACCAAGCACTTTGAGCCTGGACATTGATGGTTCTAAGTTACTAGAGATTATTTTAAGTGCTTTTATTTTGGGGGTGCTGACACTTTTAAGCTACGTTCTTAACAATGTTGGTATTCGCCAATTAGGAGCATTGCGATCGGCCATCATTGGCGCAGGTGTACCCATCTTAACCGTAGTTTTTGCAGGTTTGTTGATTCAAGAAACTTTAGAAATTATTCAGATTTTAGGCGTTTTATTTGTCACTTTTGGTGCTGCCGCTTTCAGTTTCGAGAAAATGCGGCATCAAGTTAAATCTTCTAGTGCTGAAACTTAA
- a CDS encoding inorganic phosphate transporter encodes MPMTLVIVAILAFYFACNLGANDVANAMGTSVGSKAVTLKQAIIIAGVLEFTGAVLFGHEVSETLATKVANPSLFAATPQLLVTGMVTVLISCGVWLQIATAKGLPVSSSHAVVGAIAGFSAVAMGIGAIDWSSIGMITIGWIVTPIISGSIAALFYSQIKCWILDQPNQVTQLREWIPWLSAVLVGVFGVIVLPSLTQPLTNYLIEKVGIDLPAYDIPLFTGALAAVGLTLISWRQLEMQGCRGAEEEYMTQHSILPNPVEKLFGRFQLLSACFVAFAHGSNDVGNAIAPLAAIVYINTTGNVPINGIDIPLWILVVGGAGIVTGLAIWGKNVIATIGENIIALQPSSGFCAELATATTILLASRLGLPVSTSHALVGGVVGIGMVQSLNSIKLQTLQAIAAAWLITVPLSAVLSASIFSIARFFWY; translated from the coding sequence ATGCCCATGACATTAGTTATAGTTGCTATCCTAGCTTTTTACTTTGCCTGTAATCTTGGTGCCAATGATGTTGCCAACGCAATGGGAACATCTGTTGGTTCCAAAGCTGTGACTCTCAAACAAGCAATCATCATTGCTGGAGTTTTAGAGTTTACTGGCGCTGTCTTGTTTGGGCATGAAGTTTCAGAAACATTAGCCACAAAAGTTGCTAATCCTAGCTTATTTGCGGCTACACCTCAATTATTGGTTACGGGAATGGTGACAGTATTAATATCTTGCGGTGTATGGTTGCAAATTGCCACTGCCAAAGGTTTACCTGTGTCATCGTCTCATGCAGTGGTTGGTGCGATCGCCGGATTTAGTGCTGTAGCAATGGGTATAGGTGCAATCGATTGGTCATCAATTGGGATGATTACCATCGGCTGGATTGTCACACCAATAATTAGCGGTAGTATTGCTGCGTTGTTTTACAGCCAAATCAAGTGCTGGATTTTAGATCAACCAAATCAAGTCACCCAGCTAAGAGAGTGGATTCCTTGGTTGAGTGCGGTTTTGGTGGGTGTATTTGGTGTAATTGTCCTACCTTCGCTAACGCAACCTCTGACTAACTATTTGATCGAAAAAGTTGGTATTGATCTACCTGCTTACGATATTCCCTTATTCACAGGTGCATTAGCAGCAGTCGGACTGACTTTAATTAGTTGGCGACAACTGGAAATGCAGGGGTGCAGGGGTGCAGAGGAAGAATACATGACTCAGCATTCAATACTCCCTAATCCCGTCGAAAAATTATTCGGTAGATTCCAGCTACTGAGTGCTTGCTTTGTGGCTTTTGCACATGGTTCTAATGATGTAGGAAATGCGATCGCACCCTTAGCGGCGATCGTTTATATCAACACAACTGGTAATGTACCGATAAATGGTATTGATATTCCTTTGTGGATTCTGGTTGTCGGTGGCGCAGGGATTGTTACAGGTTTAGCGATTTGGGGAAAAAACGTCATTGCTACCATTGGCGAAAACATCATTGCTTTGCAACCCAGTAGTGGATTTTGTGCAGAACTTGCAACCGCTACTACCATTCTCCTAGCTTCTCGGTTAGGTTTACCTGTTTCTACCTCTCACGCACTTGTTGGGGGTGTAGTAGGGATTGGGATGGTGCAAAGCTTGAACTCAATTAAACTCCAAACTCTGCAAGCGATCGCAGCTGCATGGTTAATTACGGTTCCATTAAGTGCAGTTCTGAGCGCAAGTATCTTTAGTATTGCTCGATTTTTTTGGTACTAA
- a CDS encoding zinc-dependent dehydrogenase, with protein sequence MKAQVFRGVNKLSYEEIPVPTLEADEVLVQVQVVGLCQSDIKKIRYPLYEPPRIFGHETAGKIAAVGSEVRGWQVGQRVAVMHHIPCMRCAYCLNENFSMCNVYKNISTTAGFNASGGGFAEYVKVPGHIVQNGGLIPIPDDISFEEASFVEPTNCCLKAVKKAQIAPGQTVLVTGAGPIGLMFVMLVKYFGAKAIATDLLPSRIEKALNVGAEAAFDARDPDLTAKIQALTDGLGVDVTLLAVPSEKAFFQALDCTRKGGKILFFAEFPDELEIPINPNILYRREIDLMGSYSSSYRLQALSADIVFNRRIDVPALISDRYQLKDLPAAVEQAIAPSADTYKILIYP encoded by the coding sequence GTGAAAGCACAGGTATTTAGAGGCGTAAATAAACTTTCCTACGAAGAAATCCCCGTACCCACCCTAGAAGCAGATGAAGTGCTAGTGCAGGTACAAGTAGTAGGGTTGTGTCAGTCAGATATAAAAAAAATTCGTTATCCACTGTATGAACCACCGCGCATATTTGGCCATGAAACTGCGGGAAAAATAGCCGCAGTAGGTTCGGAAGTCAGGGGTTGGCAAGTAGGACAACGGGTAGCGGTGATGCACCACATACCATGTATGCGTTGCGCTTACTGTTTAAATGAAAATTTCTCGATGTGCAATGTCTACAAAAATATCTCTACCACAGCTGGGTTTAACGCTAGTGGTGGGGGTTTTGCGGAGTATGTGAAAGTCCCAGGACATATTGTGCAGAATGGCGGATTAATTCCCATCCCCGATGATATTAGTTTTGAAGAAGCGAGTTTTGTTGAACCAACTAATTGCTGTCTCAAGGCGGTGAAAAAAGCCCAAATTGCCCCTGGACAAACTGTATTAGTTACAGGAGCAGGCCCCATTGGGTTAATGTTTGTGATGTTGGTGAAGTATTTTGGGGCAAAAGCGATCGCCACTGATTTACTACCCTCTAGAATTGAAAAAGCCTTGAATGTCGGTGCAGAAGCAGCTTTTGATGCTCGTGATCCCGATTTAACTGCAAAAATTCAAGCCCTCACCGATGGACTAGGAGTGGATGTGACCTTACTGGCTGTGCCTAGTGAAAAAGCGTTCTTTCAAGCACTAGACTGCACCCGTAAAGGGGGGAAAATACTGTTTTTCGCTGAGTTTCCCGATGAATTAGAAATTCCTATCAATCCGAATATTCTTTACCGCCGAGAAATTGATTTGATGGGTAGTTACAGTTCTTCCTACCGTCTTCAGGCGTTATCGGCTGATATTGTATTTAATCGGCGGATTGACGTACCAGCCTTAATTAGCGATCGCTATCAGCTAAAAGATTTACCAGCCGCCGTAGAACAAGCGATCGCCCCTTCTGCCGATACATACAAAATATTAATCTATCCTTGA
- a CDS encoding PIN domain-containing protein — MKSLSVVLDSCVIYPMPLCDTLLRAVEAEIYQIYFSQEILEGATRNLVKKGRMTDAKAVRFQEELKKNFPEAMVLLPSHLVAAMTNDPGDRHVVAAAIVANADVIVTSNLKDFPVEALAPWGIEAWHPDDFLVYLDEHFPEKMFQVIQQQSEDLENPPVSVAQLLNKLEKNNQVPNFARAIRCYEYGNSILQIAKKALDQLGRPAKEGGRCLEGKRYRLWCNQKILTITSKDNRGEILRCENGGIGGYLSSADIEAFQIFAQSLEQEISKPGKQKSESL; from the coding sequence ATGAAATCTCTCTCCGTTGTTTTGGATTCTTGTGTCATCTACCCCATGCCTTTGTGTGATACCTTACTGCGTGCTGTTGAGGCAGAAATCTACCAAATCTATTTTTCACAAGAAATTTTAGAAGGTGCCACTCGCAACCTTGTAAAGAAAGGAAGAATGACAGATGCTAAGGCAGTACGTTTTCAGGAGGAACTCAAGAAAAATTTTCCAGAAGCGATGGTACTTCTACCATCGCATTTAGTAGCGGCAATGACAAATGATCCTGGCGATCGCCATGTTGTCGCAGCTGCTATAGTTGCTAACGCAGATGTCATAGTTACTTCTAACTTAAAAGACTTTCCCGTAGAGGCTCTAGCTCCTTGGGGTATTGAAGCTTGGCATCCTGATGATTTTTTGGTTTACCTTGATGAACATTTTCCAGAAAAAATGTTTCAAGTCATTCAGCAGCAATCTGAAGATTTAGAAAATCCACCAGTCAGTGTTGCCCAATTGTTGAACAAGCTAGAAAAAAATAATCAAGTACCGAACTTTGCTAGAGCTATTCGCTGCTATGAGTATGGCAATAGCATTTTGCAAATAGCCAAGAAAGCTTTAGATCAGCTAGGCAGACCAGCAAAAGAGGGTGGTAGATGCTTAGAAGGTAAACGGTATAGGCTTTGGTGTAACCAAAAAATTTTAACAATTACTTCTAAAGACAACCGAGGTGAAATTCTCAGATGTGAGAATGGAGGGATTGGTGGATACCTCTCATCGGCTGATATTGAAGCATTCCAAATCTTTGCTCAAAGCTTAGAGCAAGAAATATCAAAACCGGGAAAGCAAAAATCCGAAAGTTTATAG
- a CDS encoding helix-turn-helix domain-containing protein — MATIPKQNQPLESVMAPEQETKSIQQLERILKREGVQPQLLGATGEAITIPDSIYQVLRQVVHAMALGKVVSIAIQEQELTTQQAADFLNVSRPHLIKLLDQEQIPYIRVGTHRRVRFEDLMNYKQQRDVKRRKGLKQLTQFLQEEGFYDEQSSEIDQ; from the coding sequence ATGGCTACCATACCTAAGCAAAATCAGCCTTTAGAGTCAGTGATGGCTCCAGAACAAGAAACTAAATCTATCCAGCAACTGGAACGTATTCTCAAGCGTGAAGGTGTTCAACCACAATTATTAGGAGCAACTGGCGAAGCAATTACGATTCCAGATTCAATCTATCAGGTGTTGCGTCAAGTTGTTCATGCAATGGCATTAGGCAAAGTAGTATCAATAGCAATTCAGGAGCAAGAACTGACTACACAACAAGCAGCAGACTTTCTAAACGTATCTCGTCCTCATTTGATCAAGTTATTAGATCAGGAGCAAATTCCTTACATTAGAGTAGGAACACATAGACGTGTTCGTTTTGAGGATTTGATGAACTATAAACAGCAAAGGGATGTTAAGCGTAGGAAAGGCTTAAAACAACTAACTCAATTTTTGCAAGAAGAGGGATTTTATGATGAACAGAGTAGCGAAATAGACCAATAA
- the ruvC gene encoding crossover junction endodeoxyribonuclease RuvC, translating to MEKRILGFDPGLAILGFGAITCKQSPSKIQDTTVDMVDFGVIRTSADAEMGQRLCTLFDDLHTLIQELQPDLVAIEKLFFYRMSSTILVAQARGVLMLVLGQHRLPYLEFTPAQIKQALTGYGNADKSDVQAAVARELNLETIPKPDDAADALAVALTASFQM from the coding sequence ATGGAAAAACGAATTTTAGGTTTTGATCCTGGATTAGCCATTTTAGGATTTGGCGCAATTACTTGCAAACAAAGCCCTAGCAAGATACAGGACACAACGGTAGATATGGTGGACTTTGGGGTAATTAGAACCTCAGCAGATGCAGAAATGGGTCAGCGCCTGTGTACCTTGTTTGACGATTTGCACACCCTGATTCAGGAATTACAACCAGACTTAGTTGCGATCGAAAAGCTGTTCTTTTATCGTATGTCAAGTACTATTCTTGTGGCACAAGCCAGAGGCGTATTGATGTTAGTTTTGGGACAACATCGCCTACCATATCTAGAATTTACTCCAGCACAAATTAAACAAGCCCTGACTGGATATGGCAATGCAGATAAATCTGATGTCCAAGCAGCTGTAGCGCGAGAGTTGAATTTAGAGACTATTCCCAAACCAGACGATGCCGCAGATGCTCTGGCGGTAGCTTTAACAGCATCATTTCAAATGTGA
- the yvcK gene encoding gluconeogenesis factor YvcK family protein, translating to MSIGFLRQALNALQQQSRSRTSHRVNQWFKWLSPGLSVKRWLLISVGGVFLASLGLAIWVKLTPIFWLLELLRGFLGVITNILPNYISGPLVLLGGLLLLLWGQTRTVGSITQAFQKEGEAELIDVLLAHRRLYRGPKIVVIGGGTGLSTLLRGLKTYSANISAIVTVADDGGSSGRLRQEFGVLPPGDIRNCLAALADEEKLLTELFQYRFRAGDGLTGHSFGNLFLTAMSDITGDLERAVAASSKVLAVRGQVLPATLSDVRLWAELADGRRIDGESSIPKAGGKIVKIGCTPANPPALPAAIKAIKDADYIIIGPGSLYTSLIPNLLVPEIANAIAATKAPRIYVCNIMTQPGETEGYTVADHIRAIDAACGQRRLFDAVLVHKKSPSPQSIIRYAQQNSHPVFLDREDVSLLGRRVVLANVLYEDETGVVRHNPQKLAKVLLRWYSGTHHGK from the coding sequence ATGTCAATTGGTTTTCTCAGACAAGCCCTCAACGCCCTGCAACAGCAGTCGCGCAGCCGCACATCTCACCGGGTTAACCAGTGGTTTAAGTGGTTATCTCCAGGACTCTCAGTCAAACGCTGGTTACTTATCAGCGTTGGTGGTGTATTTTTGGCAAGTTTGGGGTTAGCTATATGGGTGAAGTTGACCCCAATTTTTTGGCTGTTGGAATTGTTGAGGGGTTTTCTGGGAGTCATTACCAACATCTTACCCAACTATATCAGCGGCCCTTTGGTACTGCTGGGCGGCTTACTTTTGCTGTTGTGGGGACAAACCCGCACTGTTGGCTCAATTACTCAGGCGTTTCAAAAAGAAGGTGAAGCAGAACTAATAGATGTTCTGTTAGCCCATCGGCGCTTGTACCGTGGGCCAAAAATTGTAGTCATTGGCGGTGGTACAGGACTTTCAACTTTGCTACGGGGACTGAAAACTTATAGTGCTAATATTAGTGCGATCGTCACTGTCGCTGATGATGGCGGATCTTCTGGGCGGTTGCGTCAAGAATTTGGTGTGCTACCTCCCGGAGATATTCGCAATTGTTTAGCAGCATTAGCAGATGAGGAAAAGCTATTAACTGAATTATTCCAATATCGCTTTCGGGCTGGCGATGGTTTGACTGGTCACAGCTTTGGCAATTTGTTTTTAACTGCTATGAGTGATATTACTGGCGATTTGGAACGGGCTGTGGCGGCTAGTTCCAAAGTATTAGCAGTGCGGGGACAAGTTTTGCCAGCAACTCTGAGCGATGTTCGCTTGTGGGCAGAATTAGCAGATGGCCGCCGGATAGATGGGGAATCGAGCATTCCCAAAGCTGGTGGTAAAATAGTTAAAATTGGCTGCACACCAGCTAATCCACCAGCCTTACCCGCAGCAATTAAAGCAATCAAAGATGCTGACTATATTATTATTGGGCCGGGTAGCCTTTATACCAGCTTGATTCCTAATTTACTAGTACCAGAAATTGCGAATGCGATCGCCGCCACCAAAGCCCCCCGCATCTACGTCTGCAATATTATGACCCAACCAGGAGAAACTGAAGGATATACTGTTGCTGACCATATCAGAGCAATTGATGCTGCTTGTGGTCAAAGACGGTTATTTGATGCTGTATTGGTACACAAAAAATCACCTTCTCCCCAGTCAATCATTCGCTATGCCCAACAAAATTCTCATCCGGTTTTCTTAGATAGAGAAGATGTATCGTTATTAGGGCGACGGGTTGTTTTAGCTAATGTATTATATGAAGATGAAACTGGTGTTGTACGTCACAATCCCCAAAAACTAGCTAAAGTGTTGTTGCGGTGGTACAGTGGCACACATCATGGAAAATGA
- a CDS encoding bifunctional alanine racemase/tRNA (adenosine(37)-N6)-threonylcarbamoyltransferase complex ATPase subunit type 1 TsaE — MKIFLADVQATLDLGIKLGQTLTPGSVILLEGDLGAGKTTLVQGIGQGLGITESIVSPTFTLINEYTQGRIPLYHLDLYRLEAREVAALNLESYWEASEIEPGIVAIEWAQRMPYQPDIYLRLRLTNGDNGNRQAEIIPLHCNINELFG; from the coding sequence ATGAAAATTTTTCTTGCAGATGTACAAGCAACCCTAGATTTGGGCATAAAACTAGGTCAAACTTTGACTCCAGGTAGCGTTATTTTGCTAGAAGGAGACTTAGGCGCTGGTAAAACTACACTGGTGCAAGGCATTGGTCAAGGTTTAGGAATTACAGAATCAATTGTCAGTCCGACTTTTACTTTGATTAATGAATACACTCAAGGACGCATACCTCTTTACCACTTGGACTTATATCGCTTAGAAGCACGAGAAGTTGCCGCTTTAAATTTAGAAAGCTATTGGGAAGCTAGTGAAATAGAACCAGGAATTGTAGCGATAGAGTGGGCTCAAAGAATGCCTTACCAGCCAGATATTTATCTGCGTCTGCGATTAACAAATGGAGACAATGGTAATCGTCAGGCCGAGATCATACCACTGCATTGCAATATCAACGAATTATTTGGTTGA
- a CDS encoding dihydroorotase: MLSSQSLLIRHVRIVLPNGEFMVGDVLTRDRLIMEVAPEIAATIATREIDAQGLTLLPGVIDPQVHFREPGLEHKEDLFTASCACAKGGVTSFLEMPNTRPLTTTQAALDDKLQRAASKSVVNYGFFIGATAEILPDLLTAQPTCGIKIFMGSMHGQLLVDQDAVLEAIFAQGNRLIAVHAEDQERINQRRQEFAGIHDPAIHSQIQDNQAALLATQKALNLAKKYQRRLHILHLSTAEEAELLRQDKPSWVTAEVTPQHLLLNTSAYQDIGTLAQMNPPLRSPHDNQVLWQALRDGVIDFIATDHAPHTLAEKAQEYPNTPSGMPGVETSLPLMLTAAMEGKCTVAQVAHWMSQAVAQAYRIPNKGAISPGYDADLVLVDLDAYRPVRREELLTKCGWSPFEGWNLTGWPVTTIVGGQVVYEHNQVNTDVRGQALNFLS; this comes from the coding sequence ATGTTATCTTCACAAAGTTTATTAATTCGCCACGTTCGCATTGTTCTACCCAATGGTGAATTCATGGTTGGGGACGTACTCACACGCGATCGCCTTATCATGGAAGTGGCACCAGAGATTGCTGCTACCATTGCAACCAGAGAAATTGACGCACAAGGGTTAACTTTGTTGCCAGGCGTTATCGATCCGCAAGTCCATTTTCGTGAACCAGGACTAGAACATAAAGAAGACTTGTTTACCGCCAGTTGTGCCTGTGCTAAAGGTGGTGTCACTTCGTTTTTAGAAATGCCCAATACCCGCCCTCTGACTACTACCCAAGCAGCATTAGATGACAAACTCCAACGTGCTGCTAGTAAATCTGTAGTGAATTATGGCTTTTTTATTGGGGCAACGGCAGAGATACTGCCAGATTTACTCACAGCCCAGCCGACATGCGGCATTAAGATTTTTATGGGGTCGATGCACGGTCAGCTACTTGTTGACCAAGATGCAGTCTTAGAAGCTATTTTTGCTCAGGGAAATCGCTTAATTGCCGTTCATGCCGAAGACCAAGAACGCATTAACCAAAGGCGACAAGAATTTGCTGGCATTCATGACCCAGCAATTCACTCCCAAATTCAAGATAATCAAGCTGCCCTTTTAGCCACACAAAAAGCCTTAAATCTTGCTAAAAAATATCAGCGTCGGCTACATATCTTACATCTTTCCACAGCCGAAGAAGCAGAGTTGTTGCGTCAAGATAAGCCCAGTTGGGTAACGGCTGAGGTGACACCACAGCATTTGTTATTAAATACCAGTGCCTATCAAGATATTGGCACTTTAGCCCAGATGAATCCACCATTGCGATCGCCCCACGATAATCAAGTTCTCTGGCAAGCTTTACGTGATGGTGTGATTGATTTTATCGCCACAGACCACGCACCCCATACCTTGGCAGAAAAAGCCCAAGAATATCCCAATACGCCTTCAGGTATGCCGGGGGTTGAGACTTCTTTACCTTTGATGTTAACTGCGGCAATGGAGGGCAAATGTACTGTAGCTCAAGTTGCTCACTGGATGTCGCAGGCTGTGGCACAAGCATATCGGATTCCCAACAAAGGAGCGATCTCCCCTGGTTACGATGCTGATTTAGTATTAGTAGACTTGGATGCTTACCGCCCAGTTCGCCGCGAAGAATTGTTAACTAAATGTGGTTGGAGTCCCTTTGAAGGTTGGAACCTCACCGGTTGGCCTGTAACTACGATTGTTGGGGGACAGGTTGTTTATGAACATAATCAGGTCAATACTGACGTGCGCGGTCAAGCTTTAAATTTTTTGTCATGA
- the lepB gene encoding signal peptidase I translates to MQNQVSDQNSNQKPDNSWIAELGRTVVLSIVLALGIRTFVAEARWIPSGSMEPTLHGTQNQWEADKIIVDKLKYKFAKPQRGDIVVFSPTDELKKEQYQDAFIKRVIGLPGETVELRDGKVYINNKPLAEENYLSSNQRTVVDVCTSGQQPAFLSAPQTIPPNSYLVLGDNRNSSYDSRCWGVVPRDNIIGRAVLRFWPLNHVGGIDKSPLYP, encoded by the coding sequence ATGCAAAATCAAGTGTCTGATCAAAATTCTAATCAAAAACCCGATAATTCCTGGATTGCCGAGCTAGGTAGAACAGTTGTATTAAGTATTGTTCTTGCCCTTGGTATTCGTACTTTTGTCGCCGAAGCTCGCTGGATTCCGTCTGGCTCTATGGAACCCACTTTGCATGGTACCCAAAACCAGTGGGAAGCAGACAAGATTATTGTTGATAAGTTGAAGTATAAGTTTGCCAAGCCCCAACGAGGAGATATTGTCGTTTTTTCCCCCACTGACGAACTCAAAAAAGAACAATATCAAGATGCTTTTATTAAACGTGTAATTGGCTTACCAGGAGAAACAGTCGAACTGCGGGATGGTAAAGTCTATATCAATAACAAACCTCTCGCCGAAGAAAACTATCTGAGTTCTAATCAGCGTACAGTAGTTGATGTTTGCACTTCGGGACAACAACCAGCTTTTTTGTCAGCCCCTCAGACCATACCACCAAATTCATACTTGGTATTAGGTGACAACCGTAATAGTAGTTACGACAGCCGTTGCTGGGGTGTTGTACCTCGTGACAATATTATCGGCCGGGCTGTACTGCGCTTTTGGCCACTAAATCATGTTGGTGGTATTGATAAATCACCCTTGTATCCATAA